From the unidentified bacterial endosymbiont genome, one window contains:
- the nrdE gene encoding class 1b ribonucleoside-diphosphate reductase subunit alpha, protein MATTTAEPLIQAAPDYHALNAMLNLYDRDGRIQFDKDHDAVDAFFATHVRPNSVTFASQDERLDYLVNEGYYEERVLARYDRPFVRKLFAQAYASGFRFKTFLGAWKYYTSYTLKTFDGKRYLESFEDRTVMVALTLAQGDETLAERLTAEILSGRFQPATPTFLNCGKAQRGELVSCFLLRIEDNMESIGRAVNSALQLSKRGGGVAFLLSNLREAGAPIKRIENQSSGVIPVMKMLEDAFSYANQLGARQGAGAVYLHAHHPDILRFLDTKRENADEKIRIKTLSLGVVIPDITFALAKENADMALFSPYDIERIYGKAFGDVAISERYDALVSDPRIRKKYINARDFFQTLAEIQFESGYPYIMYEDTVNRANPIAGRINMSNLCSEILQVNSASAYNEDLEYADIGRDISCNLGSLNIAHTMDSPDFGRTVETAIRGLTAVSDMSHIRSVPSIEAGNAASHAIGLGQMNLHGYLAREGIAYGSAEGLDFTNLYFYTITWHALHTSMLLARERNQCFAGFEQSRYASGAYFSQYLEGDWQPKTEKVRALFARAGITLPTREMWLKLRDDVMRYGIYNQNLQAVPPTGSISYINHATSSIHPIVSKIEIRKEGKTGRVYYPAPFMTNENLALYQDAYEIGPEKIIDTYAEATKHVDQGLSLTLFFPDTATTRDINKAQIYAWKRGIKTLYYIRLRQLALEGTEIEGCVSCAL, encoded by the coding sequence TTGGCAACAACAACTGCAGAACCTCTAATTCAGGCGGCACCGGATTACCACGCATTAAACGCCATGCTGAACCTTTACGATCGCGACGGACGTATCCAGTTTGACAAAGATCATGATGCAGTTGATGCGTTTTTTGCCACCCACGTCCGTCCTAACAGCGTGACCTTCGCCAGCCAGGATGAACGTCTCGACTATCTGGTCAATGAAGGCTATTACGAAGAACGCGTGCTGGCCCGTTACGATCGCCCCTTTGTCAGGAAGCTGTTTGCGCAGGCCTATGCCAGCGGTTTCCGTTTCAAGACCTTCCTCGGGGCATGGAAGTATTACACCAGCTACACCCTGAAAACTTTTGACGGCAAACGCTACCTGGAGAGCTTTGAAGATCGCACGGTGATGGTCGCGCTGACGCTGGCGCAAGGGGATGAGACGCTGGCTGAACGGCTCACCGCAGAGATCCTTTCCGGGCGCTTTCAGCCCGCTACTCCCACTTTTCTCAACTGCGGAAAAGCCCAGCGCGGCGAGCTGGTCTCCTGCTTCCTGCTGCGCATTGAAGACAATATGGAGTCGATTGGTCGCGCGGTAAACTCGGCGCTGCAGCTGTCTAAGCGCGGCGGCGGCGTGGCGTTTTTGCTCTCTAACCTGCGTGAAGCGGGCGCGCCGATTAAACGTATTGAAAACCAGTCATCCGGGGTGATCCCGGTAATGAAAATGCTGGAAGATGCGTTCTCTTACGCCAACCAGCTAGGGGCGCGTCAGGGGGCCGGAGCGGTCTATCTGCATGCGCACCATCCGGATATTCTGCGTTTTCTGGATACCAAACGTGAAAACGCCGACGAAAAAATCCGCATTAAAACCCTGTCGTTGGGCGTCGTGATCCCCGATATCACCTTTGCGCTTGCCAAAGAGAACGCCGACATGGCGCTGTTTTCGCCTTACGATATTGAGCGTATTTACGGCAAAGCCTTCGGCGACGTCGCCATCAGCGAACGGTACGACGCGCTGGTATCCGACCCGCGTATTCGCAAGAAGTACATCAACGCCCGCGATTTTTTCCAGACGCTGGCGGAGATCCAGTTTGAATCCGGTTATCCGTACATCATGTACGAAGACACGGTGAACCGCGCCAACCCGATAGCCGGGCGCATCAACATGAGTAACCTGTGCTCGGAGATTTTGCAGGTCAATAGCGCCTCGGCATATAACGAGGATCTGGAGTATGCGGATATCGGGAGAGATATTTCCTGTAACCTCGGGTCGCTGAATATTGCTCATACGATGGATTCACCCGATTTTGGCCGCACGGTAGAGACCGCCATTCGCGGGCTAACGGCGGTATCAGATATGAGCCACATCCGCAGCGTGCCGTCCATTGAAGCGGGCAATGCCGCCTCGCACGCCATCGGCCTTGGTCAGATGAACCTGCACGGCTATCTGGCGCGGGAAGGTATCGCCTACGGCAGCGCTGAAGGGCTGGATTTCACTAACCTCTATTTCTATACCATCACCTGGCATGCGCTGCATACCTCGATGCTGCTGGCGCGCGAGCGTAACCAGTGTTTCGCGGGCTTTGAGCAGTCTCGCTACGCCAGCGGGGCGTATTTCAGCCAGTATCTGGAAGGTGACTGGCAGCCGAAAACGGAGAAAGTTAGGGCGCTGTTTGCCCGCGCCGGTATCACACTCCCCACGCGCGAAATGTGGCTTAAGCTACGCGACGATGTGATGCGCTACGGTATCTATAACCAGAACCTGCAGGCCGTGCCGCCAACCGGGTCTATCTCCTATATCAACCACGCCACGTCGAGCATTCATCCGATTGTGTCGAAAATTGAGATCCGCAAGGAAGGTAAAACCGGGCGCGTTTATTACCCCGCCCCTTTTATGACCAATGAGAACCTGGCCCTCTACCAGGACGCGTATGAAATCGGTCCTGAGAAGATCATCGATACCTATGCAGAGGCGACGAAGCACGTGGATCAAGGGCTGTCGTTGACGCTGTTTTTCCCGGATACCGCCACCACGCGGGATATTAACAAAGCGCAGATCTACGCCTGGAAGAGAGGCATTAAGACGCTGTACTACATTCGCCTGCGCCAGCTTGCGCTGGAAGGCACCGAAATTGAAGGCTGCGTGTCCTGCGCACTGTAA
- the nrdI gene encoding class Ib ribonucleoside-diphosphate reductase assembly flavoprotein NrdI, whose amino-acid sequence MSGLVYFSSSSENTLRFMERLGLPATRIPLNERERIQVDEPYILVVPSYGGGGTAGAVPRQVIRFLNDPHNRQLIRGVIAAGNRNFGDAFGRAGDVISQKCGVPYLYRFELMGTQQDVENVRKGVNQFWQQQLQNL is encoded by the coding sequence ATGAGTGGGCTGGTGTACTTCTCCAGCAGCTCGGAGAATACGCTTCGCTTTATGGAGCGTCTCGGGCTGCCAGCAACGCGTATTCCCCTCAACGAACGAGAGCGCATTCAGGTAGACGAACCGTACATTTTGGTGGTGCCCAGCTATGGCGGAGGCGGTACGGCTGGGGCGGTGCCTCGCCAGGTGATCCGCTTTCTCAACGATCCCCATAACCGGCAGTTGATCCGCGGCGTCATTGCGGCGGGCAATCGCAACTTCGGCGATGCCTTTGGCCGCGCCGGAGATGTCATCTCTCAAAAATGCGGCGTCCCGTATCTCTATCGCTTTGAACTGATGGGGACACAGCAGGACGTCGAAAACGTGCGTAAAGGAGTGAACCAATTTTGGCAACAACAACTGCAGAACCTCTAA
- the proV gene encoding glycine betaine/L-proline ABC transporter ATP-binding protein ProV — MAIKLEVKNLYKVFGEHPQRAFKYIDKGLTKEQILEKTGLSLGVKDASLAIEEGEIFVIMGLSGSGKSTMVRLLNRLIEPTRGQVLIDGVDIAKISDAELREVRRKKIAMVFQSFALMPHMTVLDNTAFGMELAGVNAEERKEKALDALRQVGLENYAHGYPDELSGGMRQRVGLARALAINPDILLMDEAFSALDPLIRTEMQDELVKLQAKHQRTVVFISHDLDEAMRIGDRIAIMQNGEVVQVGTPDDILNNPANDYVRTFFRGVDISQVFSAKDIARRTPNGIIRKTPGFGPRSALKLLQDEDREYGYLVERGNKFVGIVSIDSLKTALSENLGIDAALIDSPLAVDAETPLSELLSHVGQAPCAVPVVGEEQQYVGIISKRMLLQALDREGAHNDRSN; from the coding sequence ATGGCAATTAAATTAGAAGTGAAAAATCTTTATAAAGTATTTGGCGAGCATCCACAGCGCGCATTCAAATATATTGATAAAGGACTTACCAAAGAGCAAATTCTGGAAAAAACGGGGCTATCGCTTGGCGTTAAAGACGCCAGTCTGGCCATTGAAGAAGGCGAGATTTTCGTCATCATGGGGTTATCCGGCTCGGGTAAATCCACTATGGTTCGCCTTCTCAATCGCCTGATTGAACCCACCCGCGGACAGGTTCTGATTGACGGTGTCGATATCGCTAAAATATCAGATGCCGAGCTTCGTGAGGTGCGCAGAAAGAAGATTGCGATGGTGTTCCAGTCATTCGCATTGATGCCGCATATGACGGTACTGGATAATACCGCCTTTGGTATGGAATTAGCCGGCGTGAATGCCGAAGAGCGTAAAGAAAAAGCGCTCGATGCGTTACGTCAGGTCGGGCTTGAAAACTACGCGCACGGTTATCCGGATGAACTTTCCGGCGGTATGCGCCAGCGTGTCGGATTAGCCCGCGCACTGGCGATCAATCCAGACATTTTATTAATGGATGAAGCGTTCTCGGCGCTCGATCCATTAATTCGCACCGAAATGCAGGATGAACTGGTAAAATTACAGGCTAAGCATCAGCGTACCGTGGTCTTTATTTCCCACGATCTGGATGAAGCTATGCGCATTGGCGACCGTATTGCCATTATGCAAAATGGCGAAGTGGTACAGGTCGGCACACCGGATGACATTTTGAATAATCCGGCCAATGACTATGTGCGTACTTTCTTTCGCGGCGTGGATATTAGCCAGGTGTTCAGCGCCAAGGATATTGCCCGTCGAACCCCTAACGGCATCATTCGTAAAACGCCAGGTTTCGGCCCGCGCTCCGCGCTTAAGCTGCTGCAGGACGAAGACCGTGAATACGGTTATCTGGTCGAGCGCGGCAATAAATTTGTTGGCATTGTCTCCATCGACTCCCTGAAAACCGCCCTTAGCGAAAACCTGGGGATCGATGCGGCGTTAATCGATTCACCGCTTGCCGTGGATGCCGAAACGCCGCTCAGCGAGTTGCTCTCACATGTAGGTCAGGCGCCTTGTGCCGTACCGGTTGTGGGGGAGGAACAACAGTACGTCGGCATCATCTCAAAACGCATGTTGCTGCAGGCTTTAGATCGCGAGGGGGCACACAATGACCGATCAAACTAA
- the proX gene encoding glycine betaine/L-proline ABC transporter substrate-binding protein ProX has protein sequence MRHCVLFSTTLAALVSTSAIAADLPGKGITVQPVQSTISEESFQTQIVSRALEKLGYTVNTASEVDYNVGYTSIASGDATFTAVNWQPLHDDMYAAAGGDKKFYREGTFVTGAAQGYLIDKKTADKYHITNIEQLKDPKIARLFDTNGDGKADMMGCSPGWGCEAVINHQNKAFDLAKTVDVSHGNYSAMMADTIARFKEGKPVIYYTWTPYWVSDVLKPGKDVVWLQVPFSSLPGEQKEIDTKLPNGMNYGFPVNTMHIVANKAWAEKNPAAAKLFSVMKLPLADINAQNAMMHEGKSSEADVKGHVDGWIKAHQQQFDGWVKEALEAQK, from the coding sequence ATGCGACATTGCGTACTTTTTTCCACAACGTTGGCGGCCCTTGTCTCCACCAGCGCAATTGCAGCTGACCTGCCGGGCAAAGGCATTACCGTGCAGCCGGTACAGAGCACCATTTCAGAAGAGTCCTTCCAGACCCAGATTGTCAGCCGTGCGCTGGAAAAACTGGGCTATACGGTCAATACCGCCAGTGAAGTAGATTACAACGTAGGCTACACCTCGATTGCCTCCGGTGATGCCACCTTTACCGCCGTGAACTGGCAGCCGCTGCACGACGATATGTACGCCGCAGCGGGCGGTGATAAGAAATTCTACCGCGAAGGGACCTTCGTGACCGGCGCAGCGCAGGGGTATCTGATCGACAAGAAAACTGCCGATAAGTATCACATCACCAATATTGAACAGCTTAAAGATCCGAAGATCGCCAGACTGTTCGACACCAACGGCGACGGCAAAGCCGATATGATGGGCTGCTCGCCTGGCTGGGGTTGCGAAGCGGTGATTAACCACCAGAATAAAGCCTTTGACCTGGCGAAGACCGTCGATGTGAGCCACGGTAACTACTCGGCGATGATGGCCGATACAATTGCCCGCTTTAAAGAGGGTAAACCGGTCATTTATTATACCTGGACGCCGTACTGGGTCAGCGACGTGCTGAAGCCGGGTAAAGACGTGGTCTGGCTGCAGGTACCGTTCTCCTCTCTGCCGGGCGAGCAGAAAGAGATCGACACCAAACTGCCGAACGGCATGAACTATGGCTTCCCGGTGAATACCATGCATATTGTGGCTAACAAAGCCTGGGCTGAGAAAAACCCGGCGGCCGCGAAGCTGTTCTCGGTGATGAAACTGCCGCTGGCGGATATCAACGCTCAAAATGCCATGATGCACGAAGGAAAATCTTCAGAAGCCGATGTGAAAGGCCACGTTGACGGCTGGATCAAAGCCCACCAGCAGCAGTTCGATGGCTGGGTAAAAGAGGCGCTTGAGGCGCAGAAGTAA
- a CDS encoding DUF883 domain-containing protein, with amino-acid sequence MFNRPNRNDINDNAQDIRHDVSQLADTLEEVLKSWGTDAKDEADAAKRKAQSLLRETRARMNGRSRATQAACDAVSCANTFMRDKPLCALGTVAAVGIFVGALLSLRK; translated from the coding sequence ATGTTTAACAGACCGAACCGAAACGATATTAACGACAACGCTCAGGATATTCGTCACGATGTCAGTCAATTAGCGGATACGCTGGAAGAGGTGCTGAAATCCTGGGGAACTGACGCTAAGGATGAAGCCGATGCCGCAAAACGTAAGGCTCAGTCTTTACTCCGTGAAACACGTGCCCGGATGAACGGACGTTCGCGTGCGACACAGGCTGCCTGCGACGCGGTAAGCTGTGCCAATACTTTCATGCGTGATAAACCGCTGTGCGCGCTGGGTACCGTCGCCGCTGTGGGTATTTTTGTTGGTGCCCTGCTCAGCCTGCGTAAGTAA
- the emrR gene encoding multidrug efflux transporter EmrAB transcriptional repressor EmrR, producing the protein MDSSFTPIEQMLKFRASRHEEFPYQEILLTRLCMHMQGKLLENRNKMLKAQGINETLFMALITLESQENHSIQPSELSCALGSSRTNATRIADELEKRGWIERRESDNDRRCLHLQLTDKGHEFLREVLPPQHNCLHQLWSALSTSERDQLEQITRKLLTRLDQMDQDGAILEALR; encoded by the coding sequence ATGGATAGTTCGTTCACGCCCATTGAACAAATGCTTAAATTCCGCGCCAGTCGTCACGAGGAGTTCCCGTATCAGGAAATCCTGCTGACCCGCCTGTGCATGCACATGCAGGGTAAACTGCTGGAAAATCGTAATAAGATGCTGAAAGCTCAAGGGATTAACGAGACGTTGTTTATGGCGTTGATTACGCTGGAGTCTCAGGAAAACCACAGTATTCAGCCGTCTGAGCTGAGCTGCGCGCTGGGCTCTTCCCGTACCAACGCGACCCGTATTGCCGATGAGCTGGAAAAACGCGGCTGGATTGAACGCCGTGAAAGCGACAACGATCGCCGCTGTTTACACCTGCAATTGACCGATAAAGGCCACGAATTCCTGCGTGAGGTGCTTCCACCTCAGCACAATTGTCTGCACCAACTCTGGTCTGCCCTCAGCACCTCCGAGCGTGACCAGCTTGAGCAGATTACTCGCAAGCTGCTGACCCGTCTTGATCAGATGGATCAAGATGGTGCTATTCTTGAGGCGCTGCGCTAA
- the nrdF gene encoding class 1b ribonucleoside-diphosphate reductase subunit beta, which yields MKLSCVSAVNWNKIQDDKDLEVWNRLTSNFWLPEKVPLSNDIPAWQTLSHSEQQLTIRVFTGLTLLDTVQNTVGAPALMRDALTPHEEAVMSNISFMEAVHARSYSSIFSTLCQTKDVDAAYAWSEESASLQRKANLVLDYYRADEPLKKKIASVFLESFLFYSGFWLPMYWSSRGKLTNTADLIRLIIRDEAVHGYYIGYKYQKGLEKVSDAKREELKSFALDLLMDLYDNELSYTAELYAGSGWEEDVQAFLCYNANKALMNLGYEALFPAEMAAVNPAILAALSPNADENHDFFSGSGSSYVMGKAVETEDEDWDF from the coding sequence ATGAAACTGTCATGCGTGAGCGCCGTTAACTGGAATAAGATTCAGGATGATAAAGACCTGGAGGTGTGGAACCGACTGACCAGCAACTTTTGGCTGCCGGAAAAAGTGCCCCTCTCGAACGATATTCCAGCCTGGCAAACGCTGAGCCACAGCGAGCAGCAACTGACGATCCGCGTCTTCACCGGCCTGACGCTGCTCGACACTGTTCAGAACACCGTCGGCGCGCCTGCGCTGATGCGTGACGCGCTGACACCGCACGAAGAGGCGGTGATGTCGAACATTAGCTTTATGGAAGCGGTCCATGCCCGTTCCTATAGCTCGATTTTCTCCACGCTGTGCCAGACCAAAGATGTCGATGCCGCTTACGCCTGGAGTGAAGAGAGCGCATCGCTGCAGCGTAAGGCAAACCTGGTGCTGGACTATTATCGGGCCGACGAGCCGCTGAAGAAAAAGATCGCCAGCGTGTTTCTGGAATCATTTCTCTTCTATTCCGGCTTCTGGCTGCCGATGTACTGGTCGAGCCGCGGCAAGCTCACCAACACCGCCGATTTAATTCGCCTGATCATTCGTGATGAGGCGGTTCACGGGTATTATATTGGTTACAAGTACCAGAAAGGGCTGGAGAAAGTCAGCGACGCTAAGCGTGAGGAGCTAAAAAGCTTTGCGCTCGATTTGCTGATGGATCTGTACGATAACGAGCTGAGCTATACCGCAGAACTCTACGCTGGCAGCGGCTGGGAGGAGGACGTACAAGCGTTCCTTTGCTACAACGCCAATAAAGCGCTGATGAACCTTGGCTACGAGGCGCTATTCCCGGCGGAAATGGCGGCGGTGAATCCGGCCATTCTGGCGGCGCTCTCGCCAAATGCCGACGAAAACCATGACTTTTTCTCCGGGTCCGGATCGTCATATGTGATGGGTAAAGCGGTAGAAACTGAGGATGAAGATTGGGACTTTTAA
- a CDS encoding MFS transporter: MTKTPHGLSPALILLMSVATGLAVASNYYAQPLLDTIARAFNLSASSAGFIVTAAQLGYAAGLLLLVPLGDMFERRMLIVSMTLLAAGGMLITASSQSLTMMIVGTALTGLFSVVAQILVPLAATLASPEKRGKVVGTIMSGLLLGILLARTVAGLLASLGGWRTVYWVASVLMAIMALALWRGLPKVKPENHLNYPQLLASVFSLFTQDKLLRTRAMLGCFTFANFSILWTSMAFLLASPPFNYSEGMIGLFGLAGAAGALGARPAGGLADKGKSHLTTSAGLVLLLLSWAAIWFGHSSVLALIVGILLLDLTVQGVHITNQTVIYRVKPEARNRLTAGYMTSYFIGGATGSLISASAWQHAGWAGVCTIGAVAAALNLLVWWRGYHRQDAIH; encoded by the coding sequence ATGACTAAAACACCTCACGGGCTTAGCCCGGCCCTGATCCTTTTAATGTCCGTGGCAACGGGTCTGGCTGTCGCCAGTAACTATTATGCGCAACCTCTGCTTGATACCATCGCCCGCGCCTTTAACCTTTCCGCCAGCTCGGCAGGCTTCATTGTTACCGCCGCACAGCTTGGCTATGCCGCCGGCTTGCTGCTGCTGGTCCCGCTCGGCGACATGTTTGAACGCCGAATGCTGATAGTGTCAATGACGCTGTTGGCGGCGGGCGGCATGTTGATCACCGCCAGCAGTCAGTCATTAACCATGATGATCGTCGGTACCGCCCTGACCGGGCTGTTTTCGGTGGTGGCGCAGATCCTGGTCCCACTGGCCGCGACGCTCGCCTCGCCGGAAAAACGCGGCAAAGTGGTAGGCACAATCATGAGCGGCCTGCTATTGGGCATTTTGCTGGCGCGTACCGTCGCCGGTTTACTGGCAAGCCTGGGCGGCTGGCGCACCGTGTACTGGGTGGCAAGCGTGCTTATGGCGATCATGGCGCTGGCGCTGTGGCGAGGCCTGCCTAAAGTGAAACCGGAGAACCACCTGAACTACCCGCAGCTTCTGGCCTCCGTTTTCAGCCTTTTCACACAGGATAAACTGCTGCGCACCCGCGCAATGCTGGGGTGTTTCACTTTCGCCAACTTCAGCATTCTCTGGACATCGATGGCTTTTCTGCTGGCCTCACCACCGTTTAACTATTCCGAAGGGATGATTGGGCTGTTTGGTCTGGCGGGCGCGGCGGGCGCACTGGGTGCGCGTCCTGCTGGCGGGCTGGCCGACAAAGGTAAGTCCCACCTGACCACGTCTGCCGGGCTGGTATTGCTGTTGCTCTCATGGGCCGCCATCTGGTTCGGACATTCGTCGGTGCTGGCGCTGATTGTCGGTATACTGCTGCTCGACCTCACCGTCCAGGGGGTCCATATCACCAATCAGACTGTTATTTATCGCGTGAAGCCAGAAGCACGTAACCGCCTTACCGCCGGTTACATGACCAGCTACTTCATTGGCGGGGCTACGGGATCGTTGATCTCCGCCTCGGCATGGCAACATGCCGGCTGGGCAGGCGTGTGTACGATAGGGGCAGTCGCCGCCGCGTTGAACCTGCTCGTCTGGTGGCGGGGCTACCATCGTCAGGACGCAATTCACTAA
- the proW gene encoding glycine betaine/L-proline ABC transporter permease ProW — MTDQTNPWGTTEAADSAAQSADAWGSTPAPADSGGTADWLNSAPAPAPEHFNIMDPFHKTLIPLDSWVTQGIDWVVTHFRPVFQGIRVPVDYILNGFQQLMLGMPAPVAIILFSLIAWQIGSAGMGVATLISLIAIGAIGAWSQAMITLALVLTALLFCVVIGLPVGIWLARSPRAAKIIRPLLDAMQTTPAFVYLVPIVMLFGIGNVPGVVVTIIFALPPIIRLTILGINQVPADLIEASRSFGASPRQMLFKVQLPLAMPTIMAGVNQTLMLALSMVVIASMIAVGGLGQMVLRGIGRLDMGLATVGGVGIVILAIILDRLTQAVGRDSRSRGNRRWYTTGPVGFITRPFVK; from the coding sequence ATGACCGATCAAACTAACCCGTGGGGCACCACTGAAGCAGCCGACAGCGCTGCACAATCTGCCGATGCGTGGGGTTCCACGCCAGCACCCGCCGATAGCGGCGGTACGGCAGACTGGTTGAACAGCGCACCTGCGCCTGCGCCAGAACATTTCAATATCATGGATCCATTCCACAAAACGCTGATCCCGCTCGATAGCTGGGTCACGCAAGGGATCGACTGGGTGGTAACCCATTTCCGTCCGGTGTTCCAGGGGATCCGCGTCCCGGTGGATTATATCCTCAACGGTTTCCAGCAGTTGATGCTGGGCATGCCGGCACCGGTCGCCATTATTCTGTTCTCCCTGATCGCCTGGCAAATTGGCAGCGCTGGCATGGGAGTTGCCACGCTGATTTCACTGATTGCCATTGGCGCCATTGGCGCGTGGTCGCAGGCGATGATCACGCTGGCGCTGGTGCTGACCGCCCTGCTCTTCTGCGTGGTCATTGGCTTGCCGGTGGGAATTTGGCTGGCGCGCAGCCCACGGGCAGCGAAGATTATTCGTCCGCTACTGGATGCAATGCAGACGACGCCAGCCTTCGTCTACCTGGTGCCGATTGTGATGCTGTTCGGAATTGGCAACGTGCCTGGCGTGGTAGTGACCATTATCTTCGCCCTGCCGCCGATTATTCGTCTGACAATCCTCGGGATTAACCAGGTGCCAGCCGATCTGATTGAGGCGTCGCGCTCTTTCGGCGCCAGCCCGCGCCAGATGCTGTTTAAAGTTCAGCTCCCGCTGGCGATGCCGACCATTATGGCGGGCGTTAACCAGACGCTGATGCTGGCTCTCTCGATGGTGGTGATCGCCTCGATGATTGCCGTTGGCGGTCTGGGCCAGATGGTGTTGCGGGGTATTGGCCGTCTCGATATGGGGCTGGCGACCGTCGGCGGTGTCGGCATCGTGATCCTCGCCATTATCCTTGACCGCCTGACCCAGGCTGTCGGTCGTGATTCCCGCAGTCGCGGCAACCGTCGCTGGTATACCACCGGCCCCGTCGGGTTCATCACCCGCCCATTCGTAAAATAA
- the emrA gene encoding multidrug efflux MFS transporter periplasmic adaptor subunit EmrA, with amino-acid sequence MSANAQNTPPQQPVNKKGKRKSALLLLTLLFIIIAVAYGIYWFLVLRHVEETDDAYVAGNQVQIMAQVSGSVTKVWADNTDFVQKGDVLVTLDPTDAQQTFEKAQTQLASSVRQTRQLMINSKQLQANIDVQKTALAQAQSDLNRRVPLGTANLIGREELQHARDAVTRAQAQLDVATQQFNANQAMVLGTSLENQPAVKQAATEVRNAWLALQRTKIVSPMTGYVSRRSVQPGAQISTTTPLMAVVPANNLWVDANFKETQLAHMRIGQTATVVSDIYGDDVKYTGKVVGLDMGTGSAFSLLPAQNATGNWIKVVQRLPVRIELDEKQLADHPLRIGLSTLVTVNTADREGQILASQVRSSPAYESNAREISLDPVNKLIDDIVKANAG; translated from the coding sequence ATGAGCGCAAATGCGCAGAACACTCCCCCGCAGCAACCGGTCAACAAGAAAGGCAAACGTAAGAGTGCCCTACTTCTGCTGACCTTGCTCTTTATTATTATTGCCGTGGCATATGGGATCTATTGGTTTTTAGTATTGCGTCACGTTGAAGAAACAGACGATGCATACGTGGCAGGGAACCAGGTTCAGATTATGGCGCAGGTGTCGGGCAGCGTGACGAAAGTCTGGGCTGATAATACCGACTTTGTGCAAAAAGGGGATGTACTGGTCACGCTCGATCCGACCGACGCCCAACAGACGTTTGAAAAAGCGCAGACACAGCTAGCCTCCAGCGTGCGTCAAACGCGCCAGCTGATGATCAACAGCAAACAGCTACAAGCCAACATCGACGTGCAAAAAACCGCACTGGCGCAGGCACAAAGCGACCTGAATCGACGCGTGCCTCTCGGCACCGCCAACCTGATTGGCCGTGAAGAGTTGCAACACGCTCGCGATGCGGTTACCCGCGCCCAGGCACAGCTGGACGTGGCCACTCAACAGTTCAACGCCAACCAGGCGATGGTGCTGGGCACCAGCCTGGAAAATCAGCCTGCGGTAAAGCAGGCGGCAACCGAAGTGCGTAACGCATGGCTTGCCCTGCAGCGTACCAAAATTGTCAGCCCGATGACCGGCTACGTCTCACGTCGTTCCGTGCAGCCTGGCGCACAGATTAGTACCACCACGCCGCTGATGGCGGTGGTTCCGGCGAACAATCTGTGGGTCGATGCGAACTTCAAAGAGACACAGCTTGCCCATATGCGTATCGGCCAGACCGCGACGGTTGTCAGCGATATCTACGGCGATGACGTGAAGTACACCGGTAAGGTGGTGGGCCTCGATATGGGGACCGGCAGCGCCTTCTCCCTGTTGCCTGCGCAAAACGCGACCGGCAACTGGATCAAAGTGGTTCAGCGCCTGCCCGTGCGTATCGAGCTGGATGAGAAACAGCTAGCCGACCACCCGCTGCGTATCGGTCTCTCTACGCTGGTGACGGTCAATACCGCTGACCGCGAGGGTCAGATTCTGGCAAGCCAGGTACGAAGCAGCCCGGCTTATGAAAGTAACGCCCGTGAAATTAGCCTCGATCCGGTCAACAAGCTGATCGATGACATCGTGAAGGCAAACGCCGGTTAA
- the nrdH gene encoding glutaredoxin-like protein NrdH: MSIIIYTRSDCVQCHATKRAMESRGVAFEMVNIDLIPDAADTLRAQGFRQLPVVVAGETSWSGFRPDMINQLAAQAPRA, from the coding sequence ATGAGCATTATTATTTACACTCGTAGCGATTGTGTTCAATGCCACGCAACAAAACGCGCGATGGAAAGCCGTGGCGTGGCATTTGAGATGGTCAACATCGACCTGATACCTGATGCCGCCGACACGCTACGCGCGCAAGGGTTCCGTCAACTGCCGGTGGTGGTCGCGGGTGAAACCAGCTGGTCCGGCTTTCGCCCGGACATGATTAACCAACTGGCCGCCCAGGCCCCCCGTGCATGA